CTCATATTTTCTCCACAtccccctttcctttctttataAGTTCATATACATATGTACACGTAACAgtaatttaatttaaatttcttttcacttttgtcTTGTTATGAACATGCACTATTATAAACTACATGTGTATCCATGTTTATAGTTTACTTTCCAGTTGCTACACTTTCATGTAACAAGGATGAGGTGAATACAAACTAGAATATAACAGAATCACATTGTCCCAAGCTGTTAGCCAACAGTTTTTCTGAAAGTACCTGTAGAACCAGTCAGTATATGAAATTCAAGCTGGATGCTTGTTTGCTCGTCGGTACTTATGATTTCAGGTTATTTATGTACACTGtgtaaaatcataaatgtaattCTTTGTAAATAATTGTGACTGCGTTGTTACTGTGTCATATAATCAGTTTGTAATCTGTATAGACTGATGAATAAGTACAAACGGGTAATATTAGGAAAGTGACCAATGTTGCTGAGGCATATCCATACACGGggtaaattttgaatatctacatattttaaaatttgcCAAAAGGGTGCgagaaatccttcaattttgcttttaaaaatacatatacaaaAGCGCCACAATGGTAAGCTCGGTCGCTTCACTCTCTCACTTTCaagtttctttaaaaattcccctgggaaaaaaattatgatatggCCTTGCGTGAAGGAGGGATGTATGAATATTATGGTCACGAGCCTTACAGCTTAACCCAGCCTGACCCATTGCAACATAAGGGCCGTCTGCaacagcccgagttttcaaattagcgtgcTATTTCttatccggcaaattatcccgatctaaacaatctcgagattatttgtaatggcgacgcaattatcgcgctagttcataggattaatctcgagattgcaatcccaagtcaacttgggggattatttgcaaaatagcgcgctttTTTACGAATTATCCTGCTAATTCACAGGTGCatacgcactcgggattatttattcacggcgtcagaccataatgcatcgatgcctcgctcgagcaggaatcgctcttcttgcgatggtggagacagggtttcttgaatctcgagattaatcgcgaagagggccgatcaggctaaaatctcgagattgagcaaactcgagCTGATGCAGCACCCCCTATATTTCTTGCTGAGTAATTCAGTTGGATAAGTTGAAATATGCGTTTGTATTTTTGTCTACATAATATCCTGAGCAGTGCTAGGTACCACTTTATATCTAGAAATGTTTGATAATGAGTATTGCCGGCTGTTGGTTAACATTACTAAggtcttattttaaaaaaatactgaaatttgaaacctttaatattgttcatatggatggagaaaaaaaaagaggaagaagaagaaaaaaaaaatcaaattcatgcaGACACTTTTAAGATATCTGTgactgaaattattttttcatcttaTCAGGACACTgtgatatttgcttttaccctGCTCttcaataaaaaccattttcatctTTGTTTTCCTTTGGAGGTAATGATGCGGGGCTGTTGGCAGAACCAGGGTGATTGTCTTGATATGGACTACTGTATGAGTTCTAGTCCTGCTGACCAAAACCTTTTCTTCTGCTGTTGCATCGGGAGCCTGTGCAACATGAATTTTTCATTCCTCCCAACTCCAGAGCCCACTCCTACTGTTACACAAACAACCGTGACAGGTTAGTATTGCTTCCCATAGCCTTCAATGGTGAAATGAAATACCTTTATAACAAACTGTGAATTAAAACTCCTTGTATCTGATACAGTTTCATGGACTGGTattcttaatagaaattatatttaaatcatCATATCAGTCTGAAATGAGGTATGCCACATAGTCTTGTTTTCTGAAGATCCTTGGGATCCTTTTTCAACCCACTTACAGATTTGAAGTCATAGAGCTGTCCACATTTCCTGGACCAAACACTGTTGTCACTTTTGGTAGCAGCTCTGTCTGCAGCTACTGTACCATAGGTTGCATCAGTCCATTAAATTCTAAATCCAATTTagctctacatgtatgtttactaGCGTTCTAATTTTGCCCGCagaaattttggaaaaaaaaaatcaactggatttattttaaaataatttgatttttttggcaTTAAAATTCATTCTTGTATCTATTTTGGAGTAGTGCACTTGAAAATTTTCCAACTCTTTTTCATGACATTCCTCATGTTGGTGGTAATTCATTGATGTTTTACCTTACAATCACTTTCAAGTGAGCACTATAGAGCCAGCAATTGTGCAATGTATTGGCCTTTGAGATGAGGGTGGCTTATTAATAAACAAGGATCCACATTGCTatcttacatgtataaaacatatACAGTATGCCTCATTTTTGCTCAGTTATTAGAATAATTGCACACACTTGTTTCCTTTCAACAGTCCAAACACCATCGGCTATGCCTTGAGTGTCTAAGAATTATAATCCAAAGGTACTTGTAGTATGTAATTCCTATTAACTTCCTTCAATGATGTGTATTGTGTACTATATTTAATTTATTACTTATATAAAGTTAGaagatttatcattttatgacaGGACCCAATATAGATctggaaaagaagaagaaaaatgaaatgctgACCAAAACCATCCTGTATTCCATTGTGCCAATCGTTGCCATCACTCTGGTAATTATCATGCTTTACTGGATGTGCAGACGACACCGTTACCATTCCCTGATAGCCATCCCAACCACAGAACCAACTCCATCACCAATGAACAGCCTACCTCCTATCCAGCTTCTGGAGATCAAAGCCAGGGGACGATTTGGCGCTGTCTGGAAGGCAACCTGTCTCAATGACATTGTTGCTGTCAAGGTGTTTCCTATACAAGATCGCAACTCCTGGGCCAATGAACGTGAGATCTACAACCTCCCTCACATGCGCCATGAGAATATCCTCAACTTCATAGCAACGGAAAAGCATGGGGAGGGTTTAGAGGTGGAGTACTGGCTCATCACAGAGTTCCACCATCATGGATCTCTTTGTGACTACCTCAAAGCCAATGTCATCAGCTGGAAGGAGCTGTGTGGTATTGCCCTCTCCATGGCCAAGGGCCTGGCTTTCTTGCATGAGGATATCCCAGCCACCACTGCTATACCTTTTGTCAAGCATTCAGTAGCTCACAGGGATTTCAAGAGTAAGAATGTGCTATTGAAGAACAACACAACAGCCTGCATCGCTGACTTTGGATTAGCCTGTGTCTTTGAAGCTGGCAAAAATCCAGGAGACACTCATGGGCAGGTGAAAAGATGTTCTTTCATCAAGAAATCAATATCATTTTGTTTAGCTGACATCAAATACTGTTCTTACTGCAGTTGGCAGATCACAAATTAATTTTGTGGTTGAAATTAATGTGATTTAAATTGTTCGACAAAACTAAATATTGAAAACCTGAAAAAGTATGTGATGTGTGCAAGGGAAGTAAATATCAGTTGGATAGttgtaaaa
This genomic interval from Lytechinus pictus isolate F3 Inbred chromosome 3, Lp3.0, whole genome shotgun sequence contains the following:
- the LOC129255494 gene encoding activin receptor type-2A-like — protein: MMRGCWQNQGDCLDMDYCMSSSPADQNLFFCCCIGSLCNMNFSFLPTPEPTPTVTQTTVTGPNIDLEKKKKNEMLTKTILYSIVPIVAITLVIIMLYWMCRRHRYHSLIAIPTTEPTPSPMNSLPPIQLLEIKARGRFGAVWKATCLNDIVAVKVFPIQDRNSWANEREIYNLPHMRHENILNFIATEKHGEGLEVEYWLITEFHHHGSLCDYLKANVISWKELCGIALSMAKGLAFLHEDIPATTAIPFVKHSVAHRDFKSKNVLLKNNTTACIADFGLACVFEAGKNPGDTHGQVGTRRYMAPEVLEGAIQFKRDAFLRIDMYAFGLVLWELVTRCTIQDGPVPEYRLPFEEELGQGTSLEDMQEWVVVKRKRPVISDHWLKHRGLELLCETIEECWDQDAEARLSAGCVEERIAQFSHSHMNGHHHVSPSPIIMQTMHNSTSFENTGNTESTDIALYRNSPSPPPKESNL